Proteins encoded together in one Peribacillus asahii window:
- a CDS encoding GlsB/YeaQ/YmgE family stress response membrane protein — translation MSVITFILSVIIAMIIGTVADKISPFNMPGGWAGAIVAGFIGAWVGPLLFGTWGPMVAGFSLVPALIGAIIVVIVAGIIAKLFD, via the coding sequence ATGAGTGTTATTACCTTTATTCTTTCTGTTATTATTGCGATGATAATTGGTACGGTTGCCGATAAGATATCACCTTTTAATATGCCAGGAGGCTGGGCTGGAGCTATAGTAGCTGGTTTCATAGGAGCTTGGGTTGGTCCGCTTTTATTTGGGACATGGGGTCCGATGGTAGCAGGTTTTTCGTTAGTTCCTGCCCTGATCGGTGCCATTATTGTTGTCATTGTTGCAGGCATCATTGCTAAGCTCTTTGATTAG
- a CDS encoding exonuclease domain-containing protein, whose product MMNPMIRFVKQLSGKLSTSMYTSMAHQTDAASIAFLRQLQRDIKAKDVLQVPFSELKVTVVDLETTGFYPQKGDKILSIGAVNMTGYQIMEDETYYSLVSYSEPLSEHVKDLTGICEAELAKAPPLEQVLKEFYQFIESRPLVAHHANHEKSFMQHATSSALKLNFQHRIIDTSFLTKVVEPRKDLITLDDCCNHFGISIEKRHHALHDAIGTAKLWAESVRLTQQLGFSNLSDVYAHLAKIS is encoded by the coding sequence ATGATGAATCCGATGATTCGCTTTGTTAAACAATTATCTGGAAAGCTAAGTACGAGTATGTACACATCTATGGCACATCAAACTGATGCAGCAAGTATAGCGTTTCTTAGACAGCTTCAGAGGGATATAAAAGCTAAAGATGTTTTGCAGGTACCTTTTTCGGAATTAAAGGTAACGGTAGTTGATTTAGAAACGACAGGCTTTTATCCGCAAAAAGGTGATAAAATTTTATCTATTGGTGCTGTTAACATGACTGGCTATCAAATTATGGAAGATGAAACGTATTATTCCTTAGTGAGTTATAGCGAACCGCTTTCAGAACATGTTAAAGATTTAACAGGCATTTGTGAAGCTGAACTTGCCAAAGCTCCTCCCTTAGAGCAAGTGCTGAAGGAGTTCTATCAATTTATTGAAAGTCGGCCTCTAGTTGCTCATCATGCTAATCATGAAAAGAGTTTTATGCAACATGCCACATCTTCCGCTTTAAAGCTGAATTTTCAGCATCGTATTATAGATACATCTTTTTTAACGAAGGTCGTGGAGCCTAGAAAAGATTTAATTACTTTAGATGATTGTTGTAATCATTTTGGTATTTCAATTGAAAAAAGACACCATGCATTACATGATGCCATTGGAACTGCCAAGCTATGGGCTGAGAGTGTTCGTTTAACTCAACAACTAGGTTTTTCTAACTTGTCAGATGTATATGCTCATTTAGCAAAAATAAGCTAA
- a CDS encoding acyl-CoA dehydrogenase, with protein MCLEFTEEQEMMQKMVRNFAQNEIAPFVETMEETDEYPLHIIRKMGEYGLMGIPIPQEYGGAGADFTSYILTINEIAKVSATLGVILSVHTSVGTNPILYFGTEEQKQKYIPKLASGEYIGAFALTEPNAGSDAGRIRTSAVKKGDKYILNGSKIFITNGGAADTYVTFAVTDPTAGTRGISAFIVEKNTPGFTVGKKERKMGLHGSNTTELIFENAEVPAENLLGQEGEGFKIAMANLDVGRIGIAAQGLGIAEAALEYSIQYAKERIQFGKPLAANQGVAFKIADMATEVEAAKLFVYRAAKLRSQGIKCGKEASMAKRYATDTAMKNAMEAIQIYGGYGYTKDYPVERLFRDAKVTQIYEGTNEIQRLVISKYLLGDQPKAQNTQSKNAGQTVSV; from the coding sequence ATGTGTTTGGAATTTACTGAAGAACAAGAAATGATGCAAAAAATGGTGCGCAACTTTGCTCAAAATGAAATTGCTCCTTTTGTTGAAACGATGGAAGAAACGGACGAATATCCATTGCACATTATCCGCAAAATGGGCGAATACGGCCTGATGGGGATTCCGATTCCACAGGAATATGGAGGAGCAGGGGCAGATTTCACTTCCTACATATTGACTATTAATGAGATTGCCAAAGTAAGTGCTACCCTGGGAGTCATTTTATCCGTTCATACATCTGTGGGAACCAATCCGATTCTGTATTTCGGAACGGAAGAACAAAAGCAAAAATATATTCCGAAGTTGGCATCCGGTGAGTACATTGGCGCCTTTGCACTAACGGAGCCAAATGCGGGATCCGATGCAGGGAGAATTCGTACTTCCGCGGTGAAAAAAGGCGATAAATACATTTTGAACGGCTCCAAGATTTTTATTACAAACGGCGGTGCTGCCGATACTTATGTTACGTTTGCCGTAACGGATCCAACTGCAGGTACAAGAGGCATTTCCGCATTTATCGTCGAGAAAAATACCCCAGGCTTCACTGTTGGCAAAAAAGAGCGGAAAATGGGGCTCCATGGTTCCAATACAACCGAATTAATTTTTGAAAATGCCGAAGTTCCTGCAGAAAATCTGCTGGGCCAAGAGGGAGAAGGATTCAAAATTGCCATGGCCAACCTTGATGTAGGTCGGATTGGTATTGCAGCCCAGGGTCTGGGTATTGCCGAAGCCGCTTTGGAATATTCGATCCAGTATGCAAAGGAACGGATTCAGTTTGGCAAGCCACTCGCAGCAAACCAGGGAGTTGCCTTCAAAATCGCCGATATGGCTACAGAAGTGGAAGCAGCCAAACTGTTTGTTTACCGTGCAGCCAAGCTTCGCAGCCAGGGCATCAAATGTGGGAAAGAAGCTTCGATGGCAAAACGCTATGCAACCGATACAGCGATGAAGAATGCGATGGAAGCGATCCAAATTTATGGTGGTTATGGCTATACGAAGGATTATCCGGTGGAAAGATTATTCAGAGACGCAAAAGTTACCCAAATTTATGAAGGTACCAATGAGATTCAGAGATTGGTAATTTCAAAATATTTGTTGGGAGATCAACCAAAGGCACAAAACACTCAATCAAAAAACGCAGGTCAAACGGTCTCAGTGTAA
- a CDS encoding ammonium transporter, translating to MDATVLMDNLWVIIGTILVFFMLGGFILLEAGSTRMKNAGHIAGKTIFTAGIGALVFWAVGYGFIYGEGNAFIGLSNFFYGDASTVEEGLAPAVDFMFQMMFALVSLTIAFGGFAERAKLSAYVIFAILFSAFVYPVVAHWIWGGGWLGEHGKQDFAGSTVVHLTGAMAALAATMILKPRIGKYNKDGSANNIAGHNQVFTALGVLVLWVGWFGFNAGSTFGVADAFFGFVALNTQLAAGAGAVAAMFIAWVVTGKADIPTTLNGALAGLVAITASCGFVEPWAAVVIGLVGGLMVFYSMKLFDKAKIDDPIFALSVHGTVGVWGTLSNGLFAVPALSTDIDWGQAGLFYGGGFTQLGVQAMGVAASGVYAFVVSYIILKVMNAVMGGIRVTEEEEIIGLDLSEHGSYGYPESMPKHKEKAGV from the coding sequence TTGGATGCTACAGTTTTAATGGATAATCTGTGGGTAATCATTGGTACAATTTTAGTTTTCTTTATGTTAGGTGGATTCATATTACTTGAAGCTGGATCAACTAGAATGAAGAATGCTGGTCACATTGCCGGTAAGACAATCTTCACTGCAGGAATTGGAGCTTTAGTTTTCTGGGCTGTCGGATATGGTTTTATTTATGGAGAAGGTAATGCATTTATAGGATTATCAAATTTCTTTTACGGTGATGCCTCAACGGTTGAGGAAGGGTTAGCTCCCGCTGTGGATTTTATGTTCCAAATGATGTTTGCTTTAGTCTCTCTAACAATTGCATTTGGTGGTTTCGCTGAACGTGCAAAATTATCTGCTTATGTTATTTTCGCCATTTTATTCTCGGCATTTGTTTATCCTGTTGTTGCTCACTGGATTTGGGGCGGTGGTTGGTTAGGTGAACATGGTAAGCAGGACTTCGCTGGTTCTACAGTTGTTCATTTAACAGGTGCGATGGCTGCTTTAGCTGCTACAATGATCTTAAAGCCGCGTATTGGTAAATACAATAAAGACGGCTCAGCGAATAATATTGCTGGTCATAACCAAGTTTTTACTGCATTAGGTGTTCTGGTTTTATGGGTAGGTTGGTTTGGATTTAACGCTGGTAGTACATTCGGAGTTGCAGATGCATTCTTTGGTTTTGTTGCATTAAACACACAATTAGCTGCTGGTGCTGGAGCAGTTGCTGCGATGTTTATCGCTTGGGTAGTAACGGGTAAAGCCGATATTCCAACAACATTAAATGGTGCATTAGCAGGTCTTGTTGCCATTACTGCATCTTGTGGATTCGTTGAACCTTGGGCAGCGGTTGTGATCGGTTTAGTTGGTGGACTTATGGTTTTCTATAGTATGAAATTGTTTGATAAAGCGAAGATTGATGATCCGATTTTTGCATTATCCGTTCACGGTACAGTTGGTGTGTGGGGGACACTTTCTAATGGACTATTTGCAGTACCTGCACTTTCAACAGATATTGACTGGGGCCAAGCGGGATTATTCTACGGCGGCGGCTTTACACAATTAGGTGTTCAAGCAATGGGTGTAGCGGCATCAGGTGTATACGCATTTGTCGTTTCATACATTATCTTAAAAGTGATGAATGCAGTTATGGGAGGTATCCGTGTTACTGAAGAAGAAGAAATCATTGGACTTGATTTAAGCGAACACGGAAGTTATGGTTATCCAGAAAGCATGCCTAAGCATAAAGAAAAAGCGGGTGTATAA
- a CDS encoding acetyl-CoA C-acetyltransferase, with protein MGKTVIVSAARTPFGKFGGALKDLQAVDLGGVAIKEALIRAGVEGDQVDEVIMGMVLQGGAKQIPSRQAARIAGLPWEVQTETINKVCASGLRSVTLADQILRAGDADVIVAGGMESMSNAPYILKDARWGMRMGDGKVVDLMLNDGLTDAYDGQHMAVHGSNVAAEYEISREVQDNWALRSQQRAIEAIEAGKFNEEIVPVAVPQRKGEPILINKDEAPRETTFEQLKKLPPVFTKDGSITAGNAPGINDGAGAMVLMSEEKAAELGKTPLAVILGHAAVGQEAPYIATTPGLAINKLLEKTGYTIDQIDLFEVNEAFAAVTLTSEKIAGYNLEKVNVNGGAVAFGHPIGASGARIIMTLIYELRRRGGGLGIAAICSGAAQGDAILIEVR; from the coding sequence ATGGGAAAAACAGTAATTGTTAGTGCGGCCAGAACTCCTTTTGGAAAATTTGGAGGAGCTTTAAAGGATTTACAAGCTGTTGACCTTGGCGGGGTTGCAATAAAAGAAGCGTTGATCCGTGCTGGAGTTGAAGGAGATCAGGTGGATGAAGTAATCATGGGGATGGTTCTTCAGGGCGGCGCGAAGCAAATACCCTCAAGGCAGGCAGCAAGGATTGCGGGATTACCTTGGGAAGTTCAAACGGAAACAATTAATAAAGTGTGTGCTTCTGGCCTTCGCAGCGTAACATTAGCAGACCAAATCCTTCGTGCCGGTGACGCTGATGTCATTGTGGCAGGCGGAATGGAGAGCATGAGCAATGCACCTTACATATTGAAAGATGCACGTTGGGGTATGCGTATGGGGGACGGCAAGGTAGTCGATTTGATGCTGAATGATGGACTCACCGATGCTTACGATGGACAGCATATGGCCGTTCATGGAAGTAATGTTGCTGCTGAATATGAGATTTCACGTGAAGTGCAGGATAACTGGGCATTGCGTAGCCAGCAGCGTGCGATTGAAGCAATTGAGGCAGGCAAATTTAACGAAGAGATCGTGCCTGTAGCTGTGCCGCAGCGCAAGGGCGAACCAATTTTGATAAATAAAGATGAAGCACCGCGTGAGACAACATTCGAACAACTGAAAAAATTGCCTCCGGTTTTCACCAAAGACGGATCCATTACAGCAGGGAATGCACCTGGTATAAATGACGGTGCCGGTGCCATGGTTTTGATGTCGGAGGAGAAAGCAGCCGAGCTGGGCAAAACGCCGCTAGCCGTCATCCTGGGACACGCCGCGGTGGGACAGGAAGCTCCTTACATCGCTACAACTCCTGGCCTTGCAATAAATAAGTTGCTGGAAAAAACAGGATATACTATAGATCAAATTGATTTGTTTGAGGTAAATGAAGCATTTGCAGCTGTAACTCTCACAAGTGAGAAAATTGCCGGATACAATCTGGAAAAGGTAAACGTAAACGGTGGAGCGGTTGCCTTCGGACATCCGATTGGTGCAAGTGGAGCGCGGATTATAATGACGCTGATTTATGAACTGCGCCGGCGCGGCGGCGGTCTCGGTATTGCAGCAATCTGCTCCGGAGCTGCACAGGGCGACGCTATCCTCATTGAAGTACGATAA
- a CDS encoding RNA-guided endonuclease InsQ/TnpB family protein, producing the protein MYRTMKIPLRASSTTIQSLFDIRRLGGTIWNDCVQLARYYYRLGGGWITKSDLQKELKGLYPLHSQTVQAIAHKFLQARDAAKEARKKGYPTRYPWRHKFVFHPKWVDQAFKIEGKKLILSMGDWNGKRQPKLTLRLPKVPVGKVKELEVVFDRKWFVCLSYDDGMKEESQKQGVTASIDPGEIHTIVGVTENGDGIVITGRYMRSVHRLRNKKVKELQERMSRCKKGSRQWRKYNRAKKFALSKSEAQLQDALHKTTKQFVDWCLEHDVSHVVLGDVEGVQRNNRKKRKKKTNQKVSNWSFGKLYSLLEYKLKAKGIAIEKVNERYTSQTCPVCGNRKKSNTRNYTCTCGYQEHRDLHGARNILTKTLYGEMNYFQIHHPTYLRPVILA; encoded by the coding sequence ATGTATCGAACCATGAAGATCCCTTTGCGAGCAAGTTCAACTACTATCCAAAGCCTTTTTGATATTCGACGTTTAGGGGGGACGATTTGGAATGATTGCGTCCAATTGGCCCGTTATTACTATCGTTTAGGTGGAGGATGGATCACCAAAAGTGACCTTCAAAAAGAATTGAAAGGTTTATATCCTCTGCATAGTCAAACGGTCCAAGCAATCGCACATAAGTTTCTCCAAGCTAGAGACGCCGCAAAAGAGGCACGTAAAAAAGGCTATCCTACTCGGTATCCTTGGAGACATAAATTTGTGTTCCATCCAAAATGGGTGGATCAAGCGTTCAAAATAGAGGGAAAGAAACTCATTCTTTCAATGGGAGATTGGAACGGAAAACGACAACCCAAACTGACGCTTAGACTCCCTAAAGTCCCTGTTGGAAAAGTAAAAGAATTAGAAGTAGTATTTGACCGCAAATGGTTCGTTTGTTTATCTTATGACGATGGAATGAAAGAAGAGAGCCAAAAACAAGGAGTGACCGCAAGTATCGACCCTGGTGAAATTCATACGATTGTCGGTGTGACAGAAAACGGGGATGGTATAGTGATTACGGGTAGGTATATGAGAAGTGTTCATCGTTTACGAAATAAAAAAGTAAAAGAACTTCAAGAACGGATGAGTCGTTGTAAAAAGGGCTCAAGGCAATGGAGAAAGTACAACCGCGCAAAGAAATTTGCTCTTTCCAAAAGCGAAGCTCAACTTCAAGATGCCTTACATAAAACGACCAAACAATTTGTAGATTGGTGTTTAGAGCATGATGTCAGTCATGTAGTACTGGGAGATGTAGAAGGTGTCCAACGGAATAATAGAAAGAAAAGAAAGAAAAAGACCAATCAAAAGGTATCGAATTGGTCATTTGGAAAACTGTATTCTCTTTTAGAATATAAACTAAAAGCAAAAGGAATAGCCATTGAAAAAGTGAACGAAAGGTACACGTCACAAACATGTCCTGTTTGTGGAAACCGTAAAAAATCAAACACCAGAAACTATACATGTACATGCGGTTATCAAGAACATCGTGACCTTCATGGTGCAAGAAATATTTTGACAAAAACTTTATATGGAGAAATGAATTATTTTCAGATTCATCATCCGACATATCTACGACCTGTTATTTTGGCGTAA
- a CDS encoding DUF4352 domain-containing protein — MEYTINGKSNPSTLSSKASSTYLILDVTLKNNGNEAVTVDSSFFRLKRSEKTYEADSTASMSANQKEDGTIDNSFSSQKLNPDSEISGKVVFDVAPEVAKASDLQVQVQKDAETELIDLN, encoded by the coding sequence ATGGAATATACCATCAATGGTAAATCTAATCCGTCTACTTTGTCATCAAAAGCAAGTAGCACATACCTTATTCTTGACGTAACGCTTAAGAACAACGGAAATGAAGCTGTCACAGTAGATTCAAGTTTCTTCAGATTGAAGCGTAGCGAAAAAACATATGAAGCCGACAGTACAGCTAGCATGTCAGCGAACCAAAAAGAAGATGGAACAATCGACAACAGCTTTTCCTCACAAAAATTAAATCCTGACTCAGAAATTTCAGGTAAAGTCGTTTTCGATGTAGCTCCGGAAGTTGCTAAAGCATCTGATTTACAAGTTCAAGTACAAAAGGATGCTGAAACAGAGCTAATCGACTTGAATTAA
- a CDS encoding CoA transferase subunit A, with amino-acid sequence MQDKRCSLKEAVQMIQDGSMITFSGFTIWRRPMAAIYEMLRQGKRNLHLIEVNSGTHTEMLIGAGAVSIWESCWNGHELYGKVPYCMDRKMKSGEIIVEDYSHQHILYRMQAGAAGVPYLPTWASRGTDILNPEYDMLGKAGLRDGKNPHIPFQKFGYAPDPFYDEGEIILVPAARPDVCIIHAQQVGEEGTVRVMGQTFSDEQAAKAADKVIVIAEEIVPESYLREDPDRNLLPSYMVDAIVEVPWGAHPTGMYGCYDVDGAFINDFATASKTESGTQDWLDEWVYGVGSHEEYLDKLNVSRLMNLRTNSFYKYSTRAKRGSN; translated from the coding sequence ATGCAGGACAAGAGATGTTCTTTAAAAGAAGCTGTGCAAATGATCCAAGATGGCAGCATGATTACCTTTAGCGGATTTACCATTTGGCGGCGTCCAATGGCCGCAATCTATGAAATGCTGCGCCAGGGGAAAAGAAATCTTCATTTAATCGAGGTTAATTCGGGAACGCATACCGAAATGCTGATTGGGGCGGGTGCTGTCTCCATTTGGGAATCTTGCTGGAACGGCCATGAACTTTACGGGAAAGTGCCTTATTGTATGGACCGAAAAATGAAATCAGGCGAAATAATCGTTGAAGATTACAGCCACCAGCATATTCTGTACCGAATGCAGGCAGGAGCAGCTGGAGTTCCATACCTCCCAACATGGGCCTCAAGGGGTACGGACATTTTGAATCCGGAATATGATATGCTCGGCAAAGCAGGCTTAAGGGACGGAAAGAACCCGCACATTCCTTTTCAAAAGTTTGGGTATGCACCCGATCCGTTCTACGATGAAGGCGAAATTATTCTTGTACCGGCGGCAAGGCCGGATGTATGTATCATTCATGCCCAGCAGGTGGGGGAAGAGGGTACGGTACGTGTGATGGGACAAACCTTCTCCGATGAACAGGCCGCTAAAGCAGCGGATAAAGTCATTGTCATTGCCGAGGAAATTGTTCCGGAGTCCTATCTAAGAGAGGATCCTGATCGCAATCTCCTCCCAAGTTACATGGTTGATGCGATTGTTGAAGTTCCATGGGGGGCGCACCCAACCGGTATGTACGGCTGCTATGATGTGGACGGTGCGTTTATCAATGATTTTGCAACCGCCTCCAAAACAGAGTCCGGAACGCAAGACTGGCTTGACGAATGGGTTTACGGGGTCGGAAGCCATGAGGAATATCTGGATAAACTGAATGTTTCCCGCCTGATGAACCTGAGGACGAACAGTTTTTACAAATATAGCACTCGTGCAAAAAGGGGGAGTAATTAA
- a CDS encoding CoA-transferase subunit beta — protein MEKVLVQNKMYAAPGEYTAADLLAVAAAREVNNDEVVFAGTGLPVLAVMLAAQTTAPDCKVIYEAGTIGSRSTSLPSSVGDPRCVEGCSIASGLLDVFDQLQRGRVDLAFLGGAEIDQYGNVNTTVVGDYLNPDMRFPGSGGNNDINSLAKRTVFIMVQEKRRFKEEVDYLTSPGWRVRQWPSGEWMHRRQAYGKKFLGGPSAVISNMAVYRFDEETGKMYVDTLHPGITEEILQENTGFTLDFSRCRGETLPPTHEELDILYGVVDPEGIFLPKK, from the coding sequence ATGGAAAAGGTACTAGTACAGAATAAAATGTATGCAGCCCCTGGTGAGTATACTGCTGCCGATTTGCTTGCCGTAGCTGCAGCCAGGGAAGTAAATAACGATGAAGTTGTTTTTGCCGGTACCGGGCTTCCGGTGCTGGCGGTCATGCTGGCTGCTCAAACCACCGCACCTGACTGTAAGGTTATTTACGAAGCGGGGACGATTGGATCCAGAAGTACTTCTCTGCCTTCGTCTGTTGGGGACCCCCGCTGCGTGGAAGGTTGTTCGATTGCCTCCGGTTTACTGGATGTTTTTGACCAGTTGCAAAGAGGGAGAGTGGATCTCGCTTTTTTGGGCGGAGCAGAAATTGATCAGTATGGAAATGTGAATACGACCGTTGTCGGTGATTACTTAAATCCCGACATGCGCTTCCCGGGCAGCGGAGGAAATAATGATATTAATTCGCTGGCAAAACGTACCGTTTTTATCATGGTTCAGGAAAAACGCCGTTTTAAAGAAGAAGTTGACTATCTCACCTCTCCGGGCTGGCGTGTCCGCCAATGGCCTTCCGGTGAGTGGATGCACCGCCGTCAGGCCTACGGAAAAAAATTTCTAGGCGGTCCATCCGCTGTAATTTCGAACATGGCAGTGTACCGCTTTGATGAGGAAACTGGGAAGATGTATGTAGACACTTTGCACCCGGGAATTACTGAAGAGATTCTCCAGGAAAACACTGGTTTTACTCTTGATTTCTCACGCTGTCGCGGTGAAACATTGCCTCCAACACATGAAGAATTGGATATTCTTTATGGAGTCGTCGACCCTGAAGGAATCTTTCTTCCGAAGAAATAA
- a CDS encoding acetone carboxylase subunit gamma yields MPLLLSLLQASLLSSLISFVLKEETVTPWYPILKDFESDMDAFYSERLNRPLPQVK; encoded by the coding sequence GTGCCATTATTGTTGTCATTGTTGCAGGCATCATTGCTAAGCTCTTTGATTAGTTTTGTGTTGAAAGAAGAAACGGTAACGCCTTGGTATCCGATTTTAAAAGACTTTGAGTCGGATATGGATGCTTTTTATAGTGAGCGGCTGAATCGGCCGCTGCCACAAGTGAAATAG
- the thrC gene encoding threonine synthase, with protein MKYISTRGNVSKIGFIDTVLMGLATDGGLLVPEKIPQIPVEKLQAMSRMTYPELAYEIISYYVDGEIPENELKELIEKSYGTFRHFDVTPVQKVKDNMYVLELFHGPTFAFKDVALQFLGNLYSYIAKKTGVTINILGATSGDTGASAIEGVRGKEGIRICILHPHGKVSKVQELQMTTVHDESVLNLAIKGTFDDGQRIIKELFADLEFKNKYHLRAINSINFARILAQTVYYFYAYFQVAKEKDIESLNFSVPTGNFGDIFAGYLAKRMGLPVGKLIVATNENNILERFIKDGVYQPGEFRSTYSPSMDIQVASNFERYLYYLLGENPGAVTALMDQFKSEGKIVVNEEQLRQVKADFAAYGVEGKECLQTISKYYAETNYLLDPHTSCGVAAYETCNDPSEVCVTLATAHPAKFNESIELCNIAQTFPEQISQLFDKPQYLEVVEAANDEIVGKLEKHFSSAQSNVK; from the coding sequence ATGAAATATATTAGTACACGTGGTAATGTAAGTAAAATTGGTTTTATTGATACAGTCTTAATGGGGTTGGCAACGGATGGAGGACTTTTAGTTCCAGAAAAAATTCCACAAATTCCTGTGGAAAAGCTGCAGGCAATGTCCCGGATGACTTATCCTGAATTAGCATACGAGATCATTTCCTATTATGTTGATGGAGAAATTCCAGAAAATGAACTTAAGGAATTAATCGAGAAAAGCTATGGGACTTTCCGCCATTTTGACGTAACTCCTGTTCAAAAGGTAAAGGATAACATGTATGTGCTAGAACTGTTCCATGGACCAACCTTTGCTTTTAAAGATGTTGCTCTGCAATTTTTAGGAAACTTGTATTCTTATATAGCAAAGAAAACGGGTGTAACCATCAACATTCTTGGTGCTACTTCAGGGGATACAGGTGCATCAGCTATTGAGGGTGTAAGAGGAAAAGAAGGGATTCGTATATGTATTTTGCATCCCCATGGAAAAGTAAGTAAGGTGCAAGAGCTGCAAATGACGACTGTTCACGACGAAAGTGTTTTAAATTTAGCGATAAAAGGAACGTTTGATGATGGGCAAAGAATCATCAAGGAATTATTCGCAGATTTGGAATTCAAAAATAAATATCATCTGCGTGCCATTAATTCCATTAACTTTGCTCGTATTTTAGCGCAAACCGTTTATTATTTCTATGCGTACTTCCAAGTCGCAAAAGAGAAAGACATAGAGAGCCTCAACTTCAGTGTGCCAACAGGAAATTTTGGGGACATTTTTGCCGGTTATTTGGCGAAGAGAATGGGTCTTCCAGTTGGTAAGCTTATTGTTGCAACGAATGAGAATAATATTTTAGAACGTTTTATCAAGGATGGAGTGTACCAGCCTGGTGAATTCCGTAGTACATATAGCCCTTCTATGGATATTCAAGTAGCGAGCAACTTTGAGCGTTATCTGTACTACCTGCTTGGTGAAAATCCAGGCGCAGTAACTGCCTTAATGGATCAATTCAAATCAGAAGGAAAGATTGTTGTGAATGAGGAGCAGCTTCGTCAGGTAAAAGCAGATTTTGCGGCATATGGAGTAGAGGGAAAAGAATGCCTGCAAACTATCAGTAAGTACTATGCTGAAACCAATTATTTACTTGATCCGCATACTTCTTGTGGAGTTGCTGCTTACGAAACTTGTAATGATCCTAGTGAAGTATGTGTCACACTCGCAACAGCGCATCCAGCAAAATTCAATGAATCCATTGAACTTTGTAATATTGCACAGACATTCCCTGAACAAATTAGTCAACTGTTTGATAAACCACAATACCTGGAAGTTGTCGAGGCGGCCAATGATGAAATTGTTGGTAAACTAGAGAAACATTTTAGTTCTGCCCAATCAAATGTGAAATAA
- a CDS encoding DUF294 nucleotidyltransferase-like domain-containing protein — translation MVIVNHSDNDEFEAYINCYLEMRQWRDKHIHKVWENPIALNQFHDMLIKTTVQKAIEKVESELGPAPAHFAFFIMGSGGRSEQSIWSDQDHGIIFAGNEGFKSYFLRMGEEISNGLSVVGYELCDGKVMSSNPKWCNSVASWEQQISNWLNEASWESLRYFSTFFDSRVLIGEDGFLLRLKERAFNHLRKDPYLYIRLFENIRHMKKGLGILGQFLPDSFGKETRCINMKEVIFFPYINSLRLLSLKEGIFTPSTLARFQQLPNRYNTIKKYQVDFEKLLHLRLYFKKHSKSYEDVHLLNVDYLAKSEKQELKQIMKHGYRLFNETKHIINKGCSS, via the coding sequence ATGGTTATTGTTAACCATTCAGATAATGATGAGTTTGAAGCGTATATAAACTGCTATCTTGAAATGAGACAGTGGCGAGATAAACATATTCATAAAGTTTGGGAGAATCCAATAGCTCTTAATCAATTTCATGATATGTTAATTAAGACAACTGTTCAAAAAGCAATCGAGAAAGTGGAAAGTGAGCTTGGGCCAGCCCCGGCTCACTTTGCTTTCTTTATAATGGGTAGTGGCGGAAGGTCTGAACAATCTATTTGGAGTGATCAAGACCACGGTATTATTTTTGCAGGCAATGAAGGATTTAAATCCTATTTTTTAAGGATGGGAGAAGAAATCTCCAATGGATTAAGTGTAGTTGGTTATGAATTGTGTGATGGAAAGGTTATGTCATCAAACCCTAAATGGTGCAATTCAGTCGCTTCTTGGGAACAGCAAATTAGCAATTGGCTAAATGAGGCAAGCTGGGAATCTCTTCGGTATTTTTCTACCTTCTTTGATTCGCGTGTTTTAATAGGAGAGGATGGTTTTCTATTAAGATTAAAAGAACGTGCATTTAACCATTTGAGGAAAGATCCTTACTTATATATTCGTTTATTTGAAAATATCCGTCATATGAAGAAAGGACTCGGTATTCTTGGGCAGTTTCTACCGGATTCTTTTGGTAAGGAAACAAGGTGTATTAATATGAAGGAAGTAATCTTTTTTCCATATATCAATTCCTTGCGATTGCTTTCATTGAAAGAGGGAATTTTTACTCCGTCTACTTTAGCCCGTTTTCAACAGCTGCCTAATCGTTATAATACTATCAAAAAATATCAAGTTGATTTTGAAAAGCTATTACATTTACGTCTTTACTTTAAAAAGCATTCGAAAAGTTACGAGGATGTTCATCTCTTAAATGTGGATTATTTAGCAAAATCAGAAAAGCAAGAGCTTAAACAAATTATGAAACATGGCTATAGGCTTTTTAATGAAACAAAACATATTATTAATAAAGGGTGTTCATCATGA